The Sesamum indicum cultivar Zhongzhi No. 13 linkage group LG6, S_indicum_v1.0, whole genome shotgun sequence genomic interval GTAAAAATccatactatttattatttttttcgcAGTAGCATAAGAGTTTTCTACGACTATAATCAACAAAGTACTTAAATAAAACTCCAATTATTATACTTAAGTGggattattattgttaaatgtctccatttctttttaatatcatatattccTGAAAACTATGTGCACAAAAGTTTTTGTCATTggaaaattgtgaaattagCTATTAATGGTTGTTGCACCTGGTAGGGAGCCATAAATTGCATTGACAAGCCTTTACTTTGAGTCACCTACTCTGCAATAGGGGTATTGAATGTATGGGTGGGGTATTGCATCTTCACCAACCAAAACAAACTAAAGGACCACAACTTTCCTCCAATATTCCAACATCAATGGATGGAACCTCTTcttcaatttgtttattaCTTTAAGGGgtcattttttttgaaaaagttgtgAGTTGTGTGcaatttttgagtttttgttACTCTCAAAAGTCATgactttttacaattataGGGATGGAGGTGGGCATTCGGTTCGAGTTTTTCAGGTTTCAAATCGACCCGATTGGTGGTTTTGAATTTAATGTGTAGGGTAATTAATCGAGTTCGGGTAAACTCGAAACCCCCCTGAATTATATCGAATGGGGTATTGAGTAGAAAAATAACACTCGAAAATCTGAACGGGTACCCgacagtaattaaaaaaagaataaggaaGTGTACTGTAGAGTAGACTTTGCCCTAAATTTTCAACCCAAGCCAAGGTTTAGTATGGTTGTGGTTTTTTAGTTTCTAAGATTAGTATTTTCAGCTATTTGTTggtttttttagttataaatattagctCCTTTGATTTTAtgcacatatattattatgtttttcttctcttcaatAGATTTGATTggttcttatttttaattgtcaagaacaagtaaatatttagtaataataatgacaaTTTCTTCATAAACGATCAACAACTAATCCTATTTTCGAACCCAATCAGCTCTGGTACCCGATTTAATAGGGTTCATTTTCGTACTTATCGAGTAGTTGAGTATCTGGTCTGAATAACCTGAATCCGTAGATAGGATCGATGCCCATTCTTATTCTTGGTTGAGTTAATAAGATATTTGAGAGATTATAATTTCtacaattatttgataattttttaagagcTTACGAGATTCTGGAAATAAGATGTTTATGGTCTTATAAactcttgaaaaaaaaaaaaaggttcaacttattttataatattttgaagtttAACATATTGagagattaatattttattaatattcacTTTTACCAATTATATAGTtcattcttattattttttttgcctcaagcaaaaatatatgttacatGATTctaaaatctaataatttgatgatttttttgtcattattataatataatgagCTTATTATTTCGAACACCCTAATGTTTATAAGttctaacatcttatttatccaaaatatatattcgtTGAAATGTGTTTATAATGTACAAAAGAATTCATTCTCACTATGAAACAACAAAATTGGttcaaaatagataaatttaaacacattattttgtaataataataaattcaaatgacaCTTAAAGagctaatattattttggtgGAGAACTAATCAATTTGACTTATAAAGGgagttttttcttaaataattaaattttactaacaaTCAATGgaaatttttatacttataatttcattttttaatataaaaattgagagagatgtttattataattaaaaataataatttataattacattagcTCGTGTAAGCTCGGTTCAACTcgataattacataattactacaattaattataaatgaactaattttgagataattgattttgaaaagtaattatcacgtttgaatttataatttcataaattaattatacagaTGTAActtgtatataaatttcaaaactaacatcatttttaaatatgacaaagattattaaaaaaatgtttaatgaaataatagataattaaataaaaaacaatgatAATAAGATTAAAACTATATACACTTTAATAATCATTAATTCCAAATGATGTTATTAGAAAATGGTCAAAcgagaaattttaatttacattgGGTTTGATTAgacttgaataaattataacagaTACAATATATGTTATTGGGAATTTATTCCCAGCAGCGAGTCCAAAAATCACTAAGTATAGGGTggttttgtaatattaatcccgtattttttaaatagccaaTATTAGTTCTGCagtttatataatattggTAACGTGACTGTTgtatgatttaaataaaataattaattatataatagaattgggctaaatttgatttgattaaaaattttgaaaaacggAATTACTTCCAATAAGacaaaagattgaaattaaaatcccTATTTTGCATCCGAGTTAGAGATGAGTTAGCACTTAGCATTATAGGATCAAAGATATGAGAATTTATTGATGTCACCTTTCATTTATTgactttcctttttctctcctcctcctcctcctctcctCACTCTCCACTTCCCCATCAATCGCTTTCTCCTTCATTTCACACTGTACAAGAATAACAACGAGAAAAGAAAACCCTGATTAGGGTTTCTGGAACCACGGATTGTTGTTAAATGTGTTGAATCTGCTCGCAATTTACCAACAGTGCGTGTTTTGACAGGtgaaaaaattttgatgtgCGTAATACTATGAAAAAGGGGGAAGCAAGATGGTCGTGGCTAACAAGGCCTGGAGGTGTAGCGGGGGCGTGCTGGTGAACAATCTGGCTGCCGAAATTCTGCAGCAGCAGAAGCAGAAGCAGCAGCTGTCGCCGCAGCAGCTGCATTGTTGGAATTATCAACCGTGGAGGCGGCGGCCGGTGGTGCCGTGGACGGCGGTGTGCGGGCTGCTGCTCTTTGCGGTTGGGCTCATATCTCTGTTTACGGGACACGTGGCATCTGATCTAGAATGGTACTCACAGCGCCTCGTTAAGCGGACTTGGTACTATAAGAGGGTATGATGAGTATGAAGTTTTCTCGTTTACCGTGTCTTTCTGTGTGTGGAGGTGTTATTTAATCTTACTATGTGCGTTGTGGGTTTGTTTCGGGTGTGAGCGAAATGTAGGAAAACTGTGCATTGAGTTTTGGGTGTAAGTGGAAGTTGAATGTGGCTTCCTTCTGGAAAATTTGAGTCTTTACAATTGGAGCGTCTTTTATGTTGTTATGGGATTTTAGTTTGTTCTATTTCCTATAGTCTCTTCTTCATGCTTGCTTTATAACTTTCCATTTTAATCGCTTTATCTTTTGTtacttatttcaattttccgACAGTTTTTGGGAAAAGGCTGATTTTACGATTACAGTTTGATGTCAATTGCCTAATCAGACCTTTCTTccattttgttttgttatcaTTGGGGCATGGGTGTGGGTATAACAAGTCCGTGTGCATTTCTGGTGGTGTATAAGTTGCCCTGCCCTTCTCTATCAGTGAGTATGCCATGTGAGGGATTAGGCTTACACATATGGAAAAACACCTTTCAGATTCTGAAATGAGGGACCAGTGACTCCAAGGAATTATAGTATGGTACCGACAGAAGTGGAATTGTTTTTATGGGGCAAATGTCTTGCCTCAGCAATTTCTGTAAAATATAGGGAACTATAATGTGTAATAGATTACTTTATTCTTGTTTCTCCTCTGCAATTTcagtttcatttttcttgatgaTTGAAATCCAGGCTAATATGATTACTTTTCATGGTTCTTTGTTTTTGATGGTGGATCGAGCCATTGCCTTCTCCTTCCTCTCATGTTTcagtttttctcttttttactTCAGATCCACAAAGTAGAAAAGTAATATAATAGTGTAGAGACGAGTTGAGTAGCATTAGTTTGGAAAGGGGTGTGGGACTGCTGCCCTCCTGCATCATGTTGATTACCATTAATACGATCCTTGTGCAGTGGTTGCTACTCAATATTCTTGGAAAAAACTTTTTAGGATAACATTCTTCGTTGCAGGATTATTCCATGTACTTCACGGGTACAATATGACATTGAACTCACTAAGGAAGACAATAGGAACTAGCAACCCAATCATCAATGTTACACCTAAGGCTTGATTCTTAAcgaattttaactaaaaagtTTCCAAAAGGCAAGATAACCATATTCGTTACTGAAAAACCCTTTAGCAGGAGGTATATTTGCTTATGGTTCCATACACGTTTATTAACTTCAATTATATAGCTCTTTATTTTATGCATTGCAGGGCTTTGATTGTTGGTGTAAGTTTTCCATTTCTATTTCAGTGTTCAAAAAGTGATTTAGTTGTATTGTACTTTACAAAAGTGGATATTGTTTTAGCAGGTCCAGAAATGGATTGCAAGACTTGAACAGACAAATCCTTGCTCAACTAATGGGCATTagattttctcaaatattttgggacaTCTTAAGGTTGATTGTTGATGCTAACACTTAATCTTATTTAATAGTTGATTTATTGCTTTTTTGCAACATTAAGAGATGAAAGAGAGGAGGAGCTGTTGTCTGTTAACGTTAAGTGGGTATCGATACTTCTGTATATCATCTGGCTCTTGGTCTACATATGATGCTTATTTGTTTCAGTCCATTCCAGTAGGGGTATGACACTAACTATAAATTTGAGATGCTGATGCAAGATGTATGTTGTCTGTTTGCATATTTCATTCTTATGGCACTTCCCTTACACAAGATGTATCTATaccattttatttgaatatgtCAAACTCACATGTTTCTTGATGTTAATGCAATGTAGGATAGCAGTTATCGTGCTCCTATTGATATATGGAAATCAAGATTTTCAAACTTGTATTATGGTTGCAGTGATAGAGGCCCTCGTTTTGCGCGTAAGTTAGCCATCTTTTCCATCAAACATCTTGATTTGTGTAAGATGAATCATCTTTGTCATTCTTATCATCACGTTCTCTTCTTGTCTGAACACAACTACTTTTTTGGTTAAAACCTTTGACTTAAATTATCGTCTTCGTCCATACTGTAGTAATTTCTTTGTCGGTATGGTGTTTTAATGCTCAAATAGGTTGTGCATGAGCTGTAGCAgttgaattgcaattttaaaactattatgTTGGTTCTTTTGTGCTATACCAGATGTTGAGATGTATTGGCTTTGCATAAGAAACTTAGATGTTGTACCCGGGTATCATATGGAAAAGCAATAATATAGTTACTGCTTTGTGTCAATTTGCTGTCCTGTTATGTGATATCTGTTTCTCAGAAAATTTCACTTCCATTTCAGAAGGGTCAAGGTTttgcaattataaaaaatgacttCAAATCTGGTTTAAGACTCATAGAGCaaccaatatattatttttgtgactCAACTTCACATCTCTTGTTAGTGAAATAATGACCCAACAccattaattattcatgtacAGCTGCTGTACGTGAACGATTTTCAAATGGCTACTTGCTTATTGCGACTAGTGGGGGGCTGAACCAACAAAGAACAGGAGTAAGTTTTTCCTTGCTCATCTCTGTGTTTATTTTGTAAGTCACCAGATTTAGCAACATGCACATAGTGTTtgtcttctttcttttatacatCTTCCTGGGTTTCTTTCTATCCTTTCTGTATTACTTTGAGTTCTATAACTTACTatctaaatttgttaattcattttttatctttagaTAACTGATGCTGTAGTTGTTGCAAGAATCCTAAATGCTACTTTGGTTGTGCCAGAGCTGGATCACCATTCATACTGGAAGGATGAAAGGTTGGTTGAGATTTAACAAATTCAttaaagtagaaaaataaatttcaattatctGGATATGGTACACAACCCTTTATGATTAAGGAAATGCCAgtttaaagtaatatttatttatgactGGGTGTAGTGTTGTTTCAAAGATCTTGTCATGGTAGTCTGTAAACTCTGTGGTGTAGGAAATGTACATTTAAGATTATGTTTTGAATATTGTGTTACATTATCACTTTAAAATAATGTCTTCAGTATTGGACTATGTTTTGTTTTACTTACTAGTATCATCTTTTCTCATCCAGATATTATCTTTTATGCAGTGATTTTGTCAACATTTTTGATGTTGATTGGTTTATCTCTTACCTTGCAAAGGATGTACCAATTGTTAAAAGGGTACCGGAAAAAGTGATGAGGTCAATGGACAAACCACCATATACCATGCGTGTTCCGCGAAAATCAGAGCCTGACTATTATCTGGAGCAAGTATTGCCTATTCTACTGAGGAGACGTGTAAGAGGAAAATCTTTTGGGATATTTATTCCTTTGTTTACAAGAAATCCCACTTTCATCCTCTTTCCATGTTTGTCATCTATTCTATCTATTGGATcctttattacattttttcttcaGTGGAGGAAAAAAGGTCCATCATCTAGGAATACCATTAGAGGGAAGTAGAAAAATGTTATGTTGGTTGTTATTGTCTGTTATGCACCTGGAATGCGAATCCTGCACCCCGGTTATTGTGTTTACCCTAGTTTGGGTAGGATCAAGAATTATGAATGTCCAACCAACTCCTTTTCCCTATTTTGTCATGCATCATTATTGGTATTAACATTCCAGAGATTAGTTGAACTTCTAGTTTCAACTAAAGTGAAAGTTatgcactaaaattgcatagagcTGTGTTAGATAATGTTAATATGGGACAACATTTGAATCTTAGGAATTGACGCTAAAACATGGATGCTCTGTATGCAATGTTGTAGCATGACTTTGAGATTTCAGGTGGACTTGCATATGTATATGctcttgaatttgaaattatccCCAGCTACTCACCACTTTTGGAATTCCTTTACATTCCTGATTTTGGTATATAATTgagaaatgataaatttttctttcaagttCTCTTTGAAACAATTATCAAAACCATGTTCTTTATCAttcgtttttctttcttgacaAAGTAATCATCCCCTAGGTAAAAGTCCTTACCTGCACAATTCTGCTTACTATTTTCACAGTCGTGATAAATTTGAAGACTGGAACAcatgaaaattcttaaatCTGATGCTTGTTTGATGTGTAATGTTGagtatgataattaattgCCTCTTGATTGTCAGCTCCTTGGGAGGCAAAccttaaactaaataattgtGTTTAGAAGTCGTCCAACTGCTGTGGCGAGAATCTCATTTCTGACCTGGATTCTATTACAGCAACTTCTGAAAACTTATGACTCCTATTTCTTTACTTAGGACATCCCAAAAGAAGGTTCGATTTGCTAAAATTGAAACTTTCACCCCCCAAAAATGTCcttatttagaaaaatgatGTGACACCACTGATCTCAACCACTATTTTTTATGGCAATAAGGTAAACATATCACTTTTCCATAGCTCATCTAAAACTTCATCAGCGTCAAACGAGGGTGTATTATTGGGGCGGGAATAGTAGGTTGGGTGCTATCTAATAGTTCTTTTCTAGCTgtataaaatgtatttgaaGTATTCAGTTCTTTTTTTGCTGAAGCTCTCTCCTTTGGCTTTGAAATGATCTCTTGATAATAGCTTTGCGATGGGGTGCAAGCTACTCACAAACAGCATTCATTGAGGAATAACCTATAAAACTTATGCAGGTTCTTCAGTTGACGAAGTTCGATTACAGGCTTACTAGCGACCTTGATGAAGACCTACAAAAGTTACGTTGCCGGGTTAATTATCATGCTTTAAGATTTACTAAACCTATCAGGAACCTGGGTCAAAGGCTTGTCACACGCATGCGGAAAATGGCAAAGCGTTTTATTGCTGTTCACTTGAGGTTTGTAATCTTTTCTGTGTCCTAAACATTCCTCTTTTTTCTGAAGTTTTAACCTGCAAGCACTggaagaaaaattttgaaaattgtacTTGATTTGTTGTTCTTGTACTACTTGATAAGTTGTTGAGATAAGTTCAAGAACTATTATTTTGCAAGACGTGCAGATTGTAAATCGGATGCCTCTATATGGACTTAACAAGGTAATTGGTTCACTGTTAAAAAGATGGTTTTTGTTTAACATGGAGAGTGGT includes:
- the LOC105164340 gene encoding uncharacterized protein At1g04910 — translated: MVVANKAWRCSGGVLVNNLAAEILQQQKQKQQLSPQQLHCWNYQPWRRRPVVPWTAVCGLLLFAVGLISLFTGHVASDLEWYSQRLVKRTWYYKRDSSYRAPIDIWKSRFSNLYYGCSDRGPRFAPAVRERFSNGYLLIATSGGLNQQRTGITDAVVVARILNATLVVPELDHHSYWKDESDFVNIFDVDWFISYLAKDVPIVKRVPEKVMRSMDKPPYTMRVPRKSEPDYYLEQVLPILLRRRVLQLTKFDYRLTSDLDEDLQKLRCRVNYHALRFTKPIRNLGQRLVTRMRKMAKRFIAVHLRFEPDMLAFSGCYYGGGDKERQELGEIRKRWETLPELSPDEERTRGKCPLTPHEVGLLLRALDFDNNTYLYVASGEIYGGEETLRPLKELFPNFYTKEMLAGEELNSLLPFSSRLAAIDYIVCDESDVFVTNNNGNMAKILAGRRRYMGHKRTIRPNAKRLSALFSARDKMDWNTFSRKVKSCQRGFMGEPEEMRPGRGEFHEYPSACICQKPSKFLAINKNKGHKNFDRFLNASAEESMDEYTGNEQSRKSLLKQDKRSSGNKTISIIEDNDHEDFLSD